In Virgibacillus sp. NKC19-16, a single genomic region encodes these proteins:
- a CDS encoding CYTH domain-containing protein produces the protein MTQEIEIEYKNLLTKDEYDRLLYNLPFPEYSKTQTNYYFETTDFALNKNGCALRIREKDGVYQLTLKEPHKDGLLETHDSLTEKEADDWIQGNIIAKTNTTKQLKNKAIPPENLHYYGSLTTKRHELEDKDIVIVLDYSTFNGREDYELEVEAASQEIGIEAFETLLKEHNIQKRDTPNKIERFFQTIL, from the coding sequence ATGACACAAGAAATTGAAATTGAATATAAAAATTTACTAACGAAAGATGAGTATGATCGTCTATTATACAACTTACCTTTTCCTGAATATAGCAAAACGCAAACAAATTATTATTTTGAAACAACTGATTTTGCATTGAACAAAAATGGATGCGCTCTAAGAATAAGGGAAAAAGACGGTGTGTATCAGTTAACCTTAAAAGAACCTCACAAAGATGGGCTGCTTGAAACGCATGATTCATTAACAGAAAAGGAAGCAGACGATTGGATACAAGGAAATATCATTGCAAAAACGAATACGACAAAGCAATTGAAAAATAAAGCTATTCCCCCGGAAAACCTTCATTATTATGGAAGTTTGACAACAAAACGGCATGAATTAGAGGACAAGGACATAGTTATTGTACTAGACTATAGTACATTCAATGGCAGGGAAGACTATGAGCTGGAAGTGGAAGCAGCATCTCAGGAAATTGGTATAGAAGCATTCGAAACTTTGCTAAAAGAACATAATATACAAAAAAGGGACACCCCAAATAAAATTGAACGATTTTTTCAAACAATATTGTGA
- a CDS encoding GTP pyrophosphokinase, with the protein MNWNAILAPYAQVVEELKVKLKGMRRQFEYEPSDSPIEFVTGRVKPVASILEKAEVRQIPLENIERDMQDIAGVRVVCQFVDDIYTIVTMLRTRNDLAIIEEKDYVSEKKDSGYRSYHMIIEYPVETIMGVKMIIAEIQIRTLAMNFWATNEHSLNYKYRGRIPKEVKERLQRAAEAAFKLDEEMSKIKNEVQEAKRIFHRK; encoded by the coding sequence TTGAATTGGAACGCGATACTTGCGCCATATGCACAAGTTGTTGAAGAATTGAAAGTGAAATTAAAAGGAATGCGGAGACAATTTGAATATGAACCCAGTGATTCACCGATTGAATTTGTTACAGGCAGGGTAAAACCGGTTGCCAGCATATTGGAAAAAGCTGAAGTGAGACAAATACCACTGGAAAATATAGAAAGAGATATGCAGGATATCGCGGGAGTTCGTGTAGTCTGTCAATTCGTCGATGATATATATACCATAGTTACGATGCTTCGGACACGAAATGATTTAGCTATTATTGAAGAAAAAGATTATGTATCCGAAAAGAAAGATAGTGGTTATCGCTCGTATCACATGATTATCGAATACCCGGTTGAAACAATTATGGGAGTTAAAATGATAATTGCGGAGATTCAAATACGCACATTGGCAATGAACTTTTGGGCGACAAATGAACATTCCTTAAATTATAAATACAGAGGAAGAATACCCAAAGAAGTCAAGGAAAGATTGCAGCGTGCTGCAGAAGCGGCTTTTAAATTAGATGAAGAAATGTCCAAAATTAAAAATGAAGTACAGGAAGCAAAACGAATTTTCCATCGGAAGTAA